The nucleotide sequence GGATTAAATACGGTGGTCTGATAAGGGATTAACACAGTGAGAATGAAGATTCTAAAATAATCTCTTTCGGTTTTATTGCACTTGTTCTGTAGATAATGTCTTAACTactgtttatttaatttcttaaatatataaatgaagcTAAATCTTCTTAATGATTATTTCTGTTATGTGATTATAATGCAAAGCTAAATGAGTTACTTTACATGTTTGATGAAGAACTTTTGATTTGATATAATGAGATATCCTGGGCCGTCCTGCCTCTGTCACTGTCTGAATGATTGATTGTATTTAATAGGCAGAATCTTTTCTCTGGAATGTTTTCTACCATTAGTTTACAGTACAGAAACACTTTGACATATTTTGTCTAAATTCTTTCTCAACAGATTAAATTCCAGGTTTTCTAGCCTTGATGTCAGGCCACAGCTTTCTGTGTTTAGTTATAATCCTAAATCCTATGATCTTTAGTCTTCCTCTGTACTGTTGGGAGTAGGCCATTCAATGCAACAGGCATGTTTGTGGTTCAATTAGTCAGtatacattattaaaaacatgtgtAATTGTACCCCACATGTCTGACAAACAGAGCAATAAATGAAaccaacaagaaaacaaaaacagtgtcaGGCATTAATAACAAAAAGCACATTTATGGACAAAATGGAAAATCAAGTGTGTATAAATGCATTTTAAGAGCATGTAACAGAATTTTACAAGTTAAGGTAAAGTGGTTTTACTATAGTCATAAAACTAAAAGAGGCCGCAGTTGTAAAATAAAACCGCAATGCTGGACTTAAAGTAAATTTACATATGTCAGAAACCTGCTTTCAGAATTCCTGAACaaaagaagattaaaaaaaagcagtcaaaatgataaataaaaatgactgaaaaataaTACTGATGATAACCAGAGGTGTGGATTTGAGGCAGACTTCAGTGTTGTACCTCATGACTTTGTTTGGATTTCTTTCCGCTCCAGAGTTGCAACACGATTTTGGCTGTTTACTTTCCTGGCAACAGATATACTGCGAACTGCACCAGCAGGAGGGACAATCAGCTCAGAATTTACAAGTGATAGtacttacagtagttacaggAATAACACACCAAGACACAAGTGATCAGTTTGCTTTGAAAAATCTCCATGTTCATTTGACAGTAATTCATTCTTAGGGAGTTTTAGTTAATATGTAGGTAAATTTACCTTACTAACTTAAAATTTGAAATTGGCAATGACTTGTTGATGGACTTGAAGCCCGATGGACTTGAAGCCCAAGGGACTTTGAGACTTGTGTCTTGCAAAACTGTGACTTGCCCATTTAAATTCTGCACTGGtagtaataatttaattttcagaTACGCTATAGACAAAAGATATACATTGTTGGACACCGCAGCCTAATTGGAAAACatacaatcaataataataataatgcaacaAATCCTAACGTTGTGAAGCTCCGAGGTGTTACTTCAACTCATTTTTGGGTCTGGAGTTagaggtctgtgtgtgttgttttttttgtattggacTAGATTACATTGTAAggtgttgctgttgtttgtcCACATCTTTTCCTGGGTAGTAAGTCTTGTATTGCATTACACTGTAATAGTGATGAGTAACTAACCATGAtcatataataaattaatataacaattaataataacatCACTCTTCATATACTGCCTACAAGAGTTGGCTAGTTGTGTCTTTTGGATTTGAAGTTTATATCTCCCCCTATGAATGGGCCACTGGTATTTAAAGGTTGGATGCTTTAATGCCAGAAGGCATattcaaaaccacaaaatattCTGAGTTTCTTGTTGTTATATATACAAGTATTAATTTCAACAGACATGATTATCCCAGAGGAGCATTATAAGCAAAGGTGTCTTATTTGTGTTGGACGGAGAGCAATAAACCAATAAACTGTGGATTTATTTAGTTTCCTCAGTGGAAGCAGTTTACATTACTTGTTACAAAACTGTGATACACCTCTTGTGCCCAAAGGTGGTGGAAATGCATTAATGGCTAACATGAAAATGAATGGAAAGGGAATGACTTTTGATAATTAACAGTAATTGAGATTGATGTGTTGCAAAACCAAACGTTTTTATTAAATCATGGATTCAGGAAGCTGCTGTTGTTTTGCCATCATTTTCCTTATTAGTTTGAAACAGGGCAAATGTTTTCAATTATTGTTGTTACATTTAGTGAAAAAAACTTTCTCAACAAATGCCCATGAGGAATTTTGCAAATCCCCAAATATGTAGGAAGCTTAATGTTGGGATAGGCAACGCTAGAGAACCAgcaagtatccaactgaaaaatcCCACCTCCTCCCGTAAGGCATCCCCCCAAAACAGATGCGCATGCGGAGTGAGCGCACGGGCAGAGCCAGCATGATTGGCCTGCTTATTCTTATTACGGTCCTGACATCCACAAATAccggattattttcatttttgtgtcagagcatttgatttattgatttctgtTAATGTCTGGAAAAAAATCagcaaatttttttttagtgAGTGAATTAAGTTGTGTTGCTTATCATATAAAAGTAATTCTCAATCTGCTACATCAAAACCGAATTGAATCTGCGGTTCCGTAAAAGGTCAGAAACTACTGACGTATGCTGTTAGTAGTAGGGGGATGTAGTATTCTTTCTCTCATGAATCATTCAAAGCAACTGTTTTCCGCTTTTGACCAAGACTTCATATCCCAGAGGTAACCGCGTGTTGCACGTCGGCTGACGGGACGCGTTAGCTCACGCGGACTGTCTGTAGGAGTGCTGAGTCGAATATCTTCTCTGGCGTCTCACCGAGAGAAACCGGCTGCTTTATTTCAACTGAATCGGAGACAAACCATTACACTTGAAGTTGGGACGTTCTCAATAACTCCAAGGGGTGACCTTAACATCGGGTTTTGGGCGGACACTTACTGTAGACCAAGAACTGCGTAGCTCAAATCTCACAGTAGTGAAAATCCAAGACCCACGATGGACCCGACAGACACTGCCCCTGATTCTTGGGAACAAGAGGACGATGTGGAGGCCACACTCGACGGACAACTTGAATCAGCATTCACAAGCCTAAATGTGAACGCTAAACCGTTTGTGCCCAATATAAACGCCGCTGAATTTGTTCCGACTTTTGCCGTGAAAGTACACTCGGAAAATGTCGGTAAGTTCGCAGTCACGTTGGGGAGCTACATTAgctagctagttgctaactggaGCCTGGGCTGGGTAGGCTAGTTGCTAACTCACTAGCCACCTTACAGAAACATCCACGACAGACACGCGTTCCTTGAAGCGCGACAGACTAGCTAGCTGCTAGTTCTGTGTGGTGTAACAGTACTTAAAATCGTTTATCTGACGCCGTGTAACTACATTAACTTCAACATCTCTGACATGTTGTTGTTACTTAGGCATTCGGTTATAGAGTGGTGCTAGTACAGCACTGCCATTAAGTCTCTCACCACTGTTACAACCCCAGCCGGCATTAGCTTGTTACAACTAACCGCtgggagctagctagctagcattcTGGTTAGCTGGGGTGGTTTCACAATTGTAAAACGTTTCGTTCAACCAAGTATCTGCAGTAAATAGAACAAAACAAGAGGTGCTGCTGGCAAACATGCCTGTTGTCACTTTGTAAAGACCGACGTGATGATAAAGGCTACGTTCGTCATTGTAAAGAAATTAGTGGGAACATGTGTGACGTGGATGCTCTGACGCCTGCTGGTCAACAGTAGAGCAAAATGTGTCATTAGAAACCGCGTGAATGCAGACCAGAGACCTGGACcatactgaatgtaaaaacacGGCAGTGTTGCATTTGTATGTCTTATATCCACACAACTCCAAATAATAGTTTGACAGGCGCGATGTTGCTTATAGTCAGCATGTTGTCTACATATACACTAACCATGGACAATATTACGAAACTGAGGTTTGTGCTCCAATGTATGAAGGTGCACGTGTCCTCCCTGTGTAACGGGTTCTTATGTCTTTCTTTGGCCTTTACTTGAGGTGGCCCTCAAAGCATAGTGACATCACTTTATAGAACATAGAGGAAATGCGCTTGTTTTCCATGTTACCCCCACTCAGTTTTGAAAAGTCCCACCTTTAACACAATTTTGCTTGTAGCTAGTGGAACAGGTCAGCCGTCTTTCACTTCGTCTtaacttttgtttctttttcagttgCTGATGAAAAGATATCCACCATGGAAGTGTCAGAAACTGCTGGTATGTAGTCTGTGTTTATGCGGGATTCCCTCTGTGCCTTGTGTCACATTAATCTTGTTATTGCTTGCCTCATTTTCCTGACATGTGCAAGCCCATCGTGAACAGATAGCAGTGAACAAAGCCTATAGTGACTCTTGCATTGTGAGTTACTGAGACCCAACAGAACCTCAGTTTGCCTGAAAGCTCCATTCACCCTGTTCCTCTGTGGTAAATGGGCAGCATCTATGTAGTGTTTTTGTAGTCTACTGACCACTTTACAGCACATGACAgcattcacacatacactgatggcagagcctgccatgcaaggtgccaacctGCTCATCAGGAGCGgtttaggggttagggttactAGATGGCTGCTCTACACAGAGCCATGTAGTCTTACAGCATTATAAGCTTTGTATTGGCCACAGGATGCCTTTTTGCAGAATAACATTTGAGTTGAGTGTTTGACCACAAACTGAATAGTGAGCCGGCTGTCTTGATCTTGTGTCATTGCTTCAGTGGGAGATAACGCCACAAAAAGTACAGGAACATTTTAGAGAAGCTTGAAGTGAGCCCACCATTCAAAGCAgatcaaatgtaatttttatgaaatatgTGTGTGCTTCTTGCTCTAAGATATCTAAAATATAGTAGTGTGCAGTTACACATGGTGTTTTCCCCCTTTCATAATGTTTACTAGTTGGAAATGGTAAAATACTAAATTATAACATTGAATCGAAATTCGGCATCAGGACCAATGATCCACATTGCCTCTGCTACCATTGTTATCAGCTCATTAATTTCTGCAGTCGTTCAAATGAATGGACCAGGACGCTTTAAATGGCTGTAGTATTTGTTTAACACTGCAGTGGAAACAATGTCACACAAGAAAAGGAAGCTCAGAAATGTGGTTGGATGTTGACAGCTGACGACCCTGACAGTTGAGGCAGAGCCACCATGTCAGGGTCGTAAAGCACACATTGTGTAATAGACATCGTAGATTAATAGTTCAGATCAAATACATAACTATTTAAAGgtagtaaaaatattttacattcatggcacAGCACCCCAACAGTTGTGGGCCTCACCAGCATTAAATGGCAATGGTACTCATGTtcaccttttgtgtcttaatggACTCAGtttacagcttttgacataTCTGTAgaaatattataaaaacaatatgaaCCAGCGTATTAATTCACTCCCTTCTGCAGAATTACCAAGCATTTTCTTTgaacattaaatcaaaaagaaatgtctctTCATTAGCTTAAAGGtaactagtttgcatccctaattttcTTCAcaaacctcagctcctccacagACACCATTGTGCTTTCGACATGTGCTGCTCCTGAATGAATAATACTCTACTAGACTTTTCAAAATTTATTAGACCaaatcaattaaattcaataaaaagcaaagatttatacattataccaccctgtgaaagcaggtttcaACCCCCCCgaacattatcattattttaataaaccTGCTTTGCACTTGCCTCAgacttctcttctccccacactcacacctacTCCTgtggtctctcactgcaaacataCTGGCTAGCCTCACCTCAGTCTCTCTTACCCAGTCTGCTCCACAGAACTTGTCTTTTTTCCACTTTATTCCACCCGCGAtctgttatcacggcagcaggtgcaCAGCATGccggcttgttaatgacgtatGCTATGAAACCACCAAAACCCACATCTGTgctgcactgaaaacactgtgttttcagtgttgtgttcatCGGACACGTAGGTCTGTGCATGCACCTGATCCGTGACTTGTAATGTAATAGGGTACCAAGTTTTTTACCGAGTGAACTCTGTGCAAGTGAACATAAGACAACCGCGCGCCCACACCCCGCCcatttcattgtagacatcgtccgatggaaattttgtagatatCGCCCAACCCTAGTGAACTTTACTGGCCTCAGACGTTCAGAAGCCAGGACTATATTCAAATCAAACTGTTCAGTACAGAAGCACACCTAAAACCAAATCATCTTTGTAGAAAAGTCACATAGTACTACATTTACTGTTGTGCGTGTAAACGCTTTAAATCAGATAAACTTGTTTTGTAAGCAACCAGAAGTGTTAAAACGCATTGAACCAGCCTTATCTTCAGGGCTGCTGAACTGTGTAGGAGGCTTTATATTGGAGTACTGTCATTGTTTCCTATTTTGTGATCTTCTTTGGTGCTCACTTGGTGTTCCTTGCTGTGCTGTAGCATTGCACTTCATAGTGAGAATGTAAACCAAACCAAATAACCTGTTGATGTTCATGTTTAACTGGTATTTATTTTACGTTGACTGGGTTACTGTGTATCAAGCTGTTGTCAACCAGAAGTAAGGAGCCAAACATAATTCAGAAATCAAAACCTGATTGGATAAAGATTGCATAAAAGGAAATTTGGACAGCCTCACTGGCAGCCTTTGCAGCTACAGtacaatgtgtgttttgcagacaTTTGTGTGCAAATGAATGTTAATGTAAACTGTGAAATCGAGTCAAACATCACGTTTCACCAACAATAACAAACCGACAGACTAGCTTGAACATGGTGCAGATTCTACAGGTTCTGCCAATGCTAGCTGACAGTGGTAGAAAATTACTGCTTTTTTAATGACGGGTGATGGTaagatagtttttttttttttgtttgttttttaagaatGTCGGGTATGTCTTAAaaagtagttgttttttttaagggtGAACAGGCTGAGGCTTggtgggtactgtcttttaCACAAGGTCTTTGTGACAGTTGgctcagaaaatattttcagtaaCAAAGTAAAGATGCTGCTGATTATTGATACTAACCTGTATTTGTACACTCAGAATAAAAACCGATAACTGACTTCTTTGGAAAATGAAATGCTAAACTCTTGAGTTGTTTTATGCAGCTTGAGCCTGAATGATGTGGGCTGTTTGTGGCTGTTTAGCTCCAGTGGAGAATGGTGACACAGAGATGAGCATAGAGGAGCCGTGGGACCGGAAAGAGGCGGAGCCAAGTGAGGAGGAGCCAGGAGGTGGGGACCGGGGACCAGCGGTGGCAGCAACAACGGAGGAGGCGGCTCCAGAAATgatggaggaagaagaggaagtgcCAGTGCCCAAGGTCCCACCTACACAGCCAGATGCCCCGAAGAGGGAACATatcaatgttgtgttcatcGGACACGTAGGTCAGTGCATGTACCTGTCTATGTAGGTCATTTAGTGGCTGATACTTCTTTTTTACAGCTGgcattgaaataaataaatacatggcTCTGAAGTCAAATTTGACTTGATAGCATTGCAGTTAAGCAAACCGGAGCACAAACACCAATTTGAGCCTTTTGTGGCTCTCTGATTTGCTCACTTGTGCAAATCATAGCAAATAACAAGGTGTGTAAAAAAAACCTAGTGATACATCAGTCAGGCCCAAGTCTGCTTCCAGCTCTCGTGTTGTTCCATCTCCACTGTTTGCTGTTTACTTGGCTGTCCAGCTTGCGGTCACCTGTAGGAGCAGGCCTGGACTGCTGCGTTTGTCCAGTCATGTATACACAACGGCACAGCCCGTCACATCAGTACAGACAGAGTGGTGACGAGGAGACCACttactgaaataaaagcaaagtttattctgttcttcttttttctgGAGTCCCAGATATTGTTATGAAAGGAGCTCAGATCTCCCACTGAATTAGAGAAAAGTAAAGGATCTAAGAGCATACCAGAGGGAGATTGTTATAAAGCTTTAATAAGCTCCAGTAGGGTTTGCTGATATGACATATGTGTATATAGTATGACTGAAGTTTAAGATTAGTAGTtgggactgttttttttttttaaattttttattttggctgGCAACCTGAAGTTCAGTAACTCACAATAAAACGTGACATAGGGTCACTGTTTTCCTAATCTAAACCCACTCTTGTTTCTTCTGCAGATGCTGGCAAGTCCACTATTGGCGGACAGATCATGTGAGTAGCAGTCTCCCTTTTAGGTTCACCACCTTTCCTTATGAGTAAAATGACATTCAACACAACAGGAATTGATATGTTGGACATCTGTCTGTTCCCCTGCACTCAAACAGGTATCTTACAGGCATGGTAGACAAGAGAACCCTAGAGAAGTACGAGAGGGAAGCCAAGGAAAAGAACCGAGAAACCTGGTGAGTGGGCACGCTGCTCTGTTAGAAGTCACAGCTCTCTGGTTAAAACTAGAACAAGGAAAGATGCTCTGTGCTGTTTCAATTAAAACAGTATTTAACatgattaatatatttttattttgttagaaCCAAGTGTGGCTGTGCATTCAGCTGGACAAATATTAACTTAGAACACGTGTAGATATTGTACATATATCCGTATTGGTCAAGTGAATACATCAGCAATAGATTATAACTTCTGTCTCCCAGGTATCTGTCTTGGGCTTTAGACACCAACcaagaggagagggacaaagGCAAGACTGTGGAAGTGGGCCGAGCATACtttgagacagagaaaaagcacTTTACCATCCTTGACGCTCCGGGCCATAAAAGCTTTGTGCCCAACATGATCGGCGGCGCATCACAAGCAGACTTGGCTGTTCTGGTGAGTCCAGAAATTGACCAGTATTAAACTGTTCTGACCTGATGTTCCAATGTAACTGAAATAGTGCTCAGTAGTCTTAGGAACCAACAACATCCAGGAAATCCCTTAAGACAACCATGTTTCCATCTACACAGCATTTCAAGAACCATGAAGACAAAGGCAATTATTTTCAATAATTAAAACgaataatttcagttttattgtcagGAGGTCAGCTTACATCACTGTTTAAACATCATAACATAAAAATCAATCCCCTGCTTAAGTCCTGATATTGATACTAGCAACAAACATATGTTGCTTGCAGTTGGAATGAATGATGTGCATATTAAGGCTTGTGTTGACCAGTCAGCCACGTTCAGTACAGTAAATTCCGTCCGCTTTTTTCGGGGAAAGATACTACAGCCCAAGAACCACACAATCAAAATGCAGATAGAGGATCCGACTGCAGAACCTCAAACCAGGAGACCCCAGCTCTGTAAGCCAGTGAGAAGAGATTAGGGTCCACTGAAGTGAGATCACTTCCTTTTCTCCCACATAAGTATAAAGCAAATGGGATACAACTTTTACGGGTAGTGTAACTCAGTTTGACTCCGAGTGAGAGGGTGACGGAACTCTGCTTCTCCAACAGTCACCTGCACTTCAGGCTCTCTAACCaggttgtcatttttttttctagtttTATGCCTGACAAAAACATTACGCTCACGCCACTTTAAAAGTCTTTAGCGAGGAAATGTGAGTGAACAGATGGGATGCACCTCATATATGGGGACCCTCCTCTTTGCCCAAGAGTACCTGCAATGAGAGAGGTTGAAAATCACTTGATTGATGGGCCTCTGTTAGTATTAAATCAAATGGCAAACAGCTTTCTTTCTTTAACCTGTAACATCTTTCTAGGTTAAGACAGTTTTATTCAGATATCACGGAGTCGcctttttaaactttgtttttgtagCACATGTAGTGCAAAACCACTGACTGAATGTGTTGACCCTCAGGTGATCTCTGCCAGGAAAGGCGAGTTTGAGACTGGTTTTGAGAAGGGTGGACAGACGCGGGAGCACGCAATGTTGGCCAAAACAGCGGGTGTCAAGCACCTGATAGTTCTGGTGAATAAAATGGATGATCCTACAGTCAGCTGGAGCCTGGAGAGGTGGGTGGATGGATAATGATTAGCAAACAGCAGTGGAACAGCACACatgtcacctttttttttttttttttttgtataatatCAATgagtaataaagtaataaaaatagaaataaaaataggcaGAAATGCCACTATGCCCCAACTTAATTACAAAACCATTTGCTGTTGGCTTTCTGCAGTAATCGGATTTCTTAAACATGTATACAAGTAACACAGTTTCCATTATTTGGGAAGTTtattagagaaaataaaattcCCCTGGCTAGATTTCTCCTGAAGATGCCATTTTAGTGTTTCCAGTGGGCTTTTTACACAACCCTAAAAGCTCTTGAGACAGGGAAAGTATCACTGGGACTGCGCTGCAGCTGGATGAAAGGAAAGGCCATTATGTGTAGTGATGCGTCTTTGTACTTAATAAGTCAAGGCATCAGTTTCCACAGCTGAATATTTGATGGTAATATTCAAACACATTTGGGCTGAAGGGGAAAATCTGCTCTCAGCACAGAGCCTGTCTTCTGTTTAGACAGAAAGCAAGGCAAAAACTGACTGCTGTTTATGCAAACTGTACGTAAGCTGTAGCAGCAGATGCACCGaccaggtgtgtgtgagagagcgagaAACCAGAGGTTCTaaactgaagaaaccagaaaCTCAGTCTCTTTTGGGCATTCTTGCTCGTTTCCACCACATCCAAAGACCTGTGAAGATTAGATGCATTAGTCCAGTTATGTATTGTAAAGTAGTCATTCTGTTCTGTGTATCTACCACTGTGTGGCTCTGATATGCAGAGGTTGAAAAGGAGACTTAAAAAGCTGGCAAGTGGTGCATGTATACATCCATTTTACAGTAAGGTCACTGCAGCGCAAGTAAACATGTTGTCTTAGTTCCTTAGTAACCTGCTTTCAGTAAACAGTGTTGGTGGTTGCTTTGTCCCACCTTTAA is from Micropterus dolomieu isolate WLL.071019.BEF.003 ecotype Adirondacks linkage group LG02, ASM2129224v1, whole genome shotgun sequence and encodes:
- the gspt1l gene encoding G1 to S phase transition 1, like isoform X1, with amino-acid sequence MDPTDTAPDSWEQEDDVEATLDGQLESAFTSLNVNAKPFVPNINAAEFVPTFAVKVHSENVVADEKISTMEVSETAAPVENGDTEMSIEEPWDRKEAEPSEEEPGGGDRGPAVAATTEEAAPEMMEEEEEVPVPKVPPTQPDAPKREHINVVFIGHVDAGKSTIGGQIMYLTGMVDKRTLEKYEREAKEKNRETWYLSWALDTNQEERDKGKTVEVGRAYFETEKKHFTILDAPGHKSFVPNMIGGASQADLAVLVISARKGEFETGFEKGGQTREHAMLAKTAGVKHLIVLVNKMDDPTVSWSLERYEECKEKLVPFLKKVGFNPKKDIHFMPCSGLTGANLKEPTDMCSWYTGLPFIPHLDSLPNFNRSSDGPVRLPIVDKYKDMGTVILGKLESGSISKAQQLVMMPNRHVVEVLSLLSDDVETDDAGPGENLKLRLKGIEEEEILPGFILCNAENLCHSGRTFDAQIVIIEHKSIICPGYNAVLHIHTCIEEVQITALICLVDKKTGEKSKTRPRFVKQDQVCIARLRTAGTICLETFKDFPQMGRFTLRDEGKTIAIGKVLKLVAERD